The following are encoded in a window of Vespula pensylvanica isolate Volc-1 chromosome 2, ASM1446617v1, whole genome shotgun sequence genomic DNA:
- the LOC122627302 gene encoding protein disulfide-isomerase A6 homolog yields MQVLLGLLILVTGAHCLYSSNSDVIDLKPSNFDSSVIDSDHVWIVEFYAPWCGHCQQFVSEYDKAATALKGIAKLGAINADEHKSLGSRFGVRGFPTVKIFGHDKSKPEDFNGPRTAAGLIDAATNAVSQKAYAKLGVKKGGSGNKQTKDSKDVIELTDENFDKLVLNSEDMWLVEFYAPWCGHCKNLAPIWASAATELKGKVKLGALDATAHRAKASQYEIAGYPTIKYFPLGKKNADSVQEYDGGRTSTDIVNWALDKLAENIPAPEVVQIVDEKSLRSACEDKPLCVVSVLPHILDCQSECRNQYLNVLRDLGENYKKKMWGWVWSEAGAQSNIEDALEIGGFGYPALAAVNIKKMKYSLLKGSFSYDGINEFLRDLSYGRGGTAPLKGAQLPSILEITPWDGKDAEPPQEEEIDLSDINLDEKDEL; encoded by the exons ATGCAGGTTCTTTTAG GCCTTCTAATTTTAGTTACTGGTGCACATTGTTTATATTCTTCAAATTCAGATGTCATCGATCTCAAACCAAGTAATTTTGATAGTTCAGTAATAGATAGTGATCATGTCTGGATCGTAGAATTTTATGCACCATGGTGTGGACATTGTCAACAATTCGTATCAGAATATGACAAAGCTGCGACAGCTTTAAAG GGAATCGCAAAACTTGGAGCTATAAATGCAGATGAACATAAATCTCTTGGATCTAGATTTGGTGTACGTGGTTTTCCAACAGTTAAAATTTTTGGTCATGATAAAAGTAAACCTGAAGATTTTAACGGACCACGTACAGCTGCTGGTCTTATCGATGCTGCTACAAATGCCGTTTCTCAAAAAGCGTATGCGAAATTAGGTGTCAAAAAAGGTGGTAGTGGTAATAAA cAAACTAAAGATTCTAAGGATGTAATCGAATTAACTGATGAGAATTTTGACAAATTAGTATTAAATTCAGAAGATATGTGGTTGGTTGAATTTTATGCTCCATGGTGTGGACATTGCAAAAATTTGGCACCCATTTGGGCTTCCGCGGCTACAGAACTTAAAGGCAAAGTAAAGTTAGGAGCCCTTGATGCAACTGCACATAGAGCCAAA gCAAGTCAATATGAAATAGCGGGATATCCAACCATCAAGTATTTCCCATTAGGTAAGAAAAATGCTGATTCGGTACAAGAATATGACGGTGGCCGTACTAGCACTGACATCGTTAACTGGGCTTTGGACAAACTGGCTGAAAATATACCAGCACCCGAAGTAGTTCAAATTGTTGATGAAAAAAGTTTAAGAAGTGCATGCGAAGATAAACCACTTTGCGTAGTTTCAGTATTACCACATATATTAGATTGTCAGTCAGAATGTAGAAATCAGTACTTAAACGTTTTAAGAGATCTTggagaaaattacaaaaagaaaatgtgggG ATGGGTTTGGTCAGAGGCAGGAGCCCAATCAAACATAGAGGATGCATTAGAAATTGGGGGATTTGGTTATCCTGCTTTAGCAgcagtaaatattaaaaaaatgaagtattCATTGTTAAAGGGAAGTTTTTCGTATGACGgaataaacgaatttttaaGAGATTTAAGTTACGGACGTGGTGGAACTGCCCCTTTGAAAGGAGCTCAATTACCTTCTATACTTGAAATTACACCTTGGGATGGTAAAGATGCTGAACCTCCACAGGAGGAAGAAATCGATCTTAGTGATATAAATTTGGATGAGAAAGATGAATTGTAA
- the LOC122627299 gene encoding ubiquitin thioesterase trabid isoform X2 yields the protein MNNRLEEAESKWTCEYCTYENWPSSLKCTMCRGAKPLLGEDIYRLRNTSPQRSGSNVASGPVSHISPTDPYNLTSQNYSHNVPAGGMWSCGICTYLNYQNASRCVQCSNKKPGGHNQSIHSIASNLHEHLAPLRLGDPPSNLGSNSQVNPPAINLHPERYYNVQTNAHPEKWSCLVCTYENWPKATKCVMCFHPKEKDKRERSATNVGLILPSPERDHNQRGLPSPPHAPYIHQTQREENSAIARRSSHRFTDSRNDSLSTPQSPNNCDYERRLKQLRRHTDWCWLNACLGIVEGDNAPVEAYLASGGDPARQLTHSEVLLLNRSSAFDVGHTLVHLAIRFQREDILATLLSQIEGSGSGVKRVPSYVAPDLAAQIRRHVMNNIRLRKGSFSCYFVTDMATFALPAEVEDLPSIVQEQMLEELLDKEAQQQLEGGGGEPPALNWSLEITERLGSRLHALWNRSAGDCLLDSAMQATWGVFDRDNALRRALADSLQQAGQFFYPRWREYEASQASRMLDFTLEETQWQEDWESLLATAAQPGSALEQLHVFALAHILRRPIIVYGVKYVKSFRGEDIGYARFEGVYLPLLWEPSFCIRSPIALGYTRGHFTALVPIEPYASSRIPPISSHGGGNGPLQQLQIQMQTTFMPLMDREHKLLPIHFLSPDEIGREESILKDWLDVCRTEGGILVAQQKLHKRPLLVAQMLEEWLNHYRRLVQTNNAPFSRPVALQDYSSDGDTEDE from the exons ATGAATAACAGACTTGAAGAGGCAGAGTCAAAATGGACTTGTGAATATTGTACGTATGAGAATTGGCCTTCATCTTTGAAATGCACAATGTGTAGAGGTGCCAAGCCTTTATTGGGTGAAGATATTTATCGCTTACGTAATACAAGTCCACAAAGGTCAGGATCGAATGTTGCTTCTGGCCCTGTATCTCATATAAGTCCAACAGATCCATATAATCTAACCTCTCAGAACTATAGTCACAATGTACCAGCCGGAGGAATGTGGTCATGTggcatatgtacgtatctcaATTATCAAAATGCCTCGCGCTGTGTTCAATGCAGTAATAAGAAACCTGGTGGACATAACCAATCAATACACTCTATAGCTTCCAATTTACATGAGCATCTAGCACCACTTAGATTAGGAGATCCTCCGTCTAATTTAGGCTCAAATTCTCAAGTAAATCCACCGGCAATAAATTTGCATCCTGAAAGGTACTATAATGTACAGACTAACGCTCATCCAGAAAAATGGTCCTGTCTTGTATGTACTTATGAAAATTGGCCCAAAGCTACAAAATGTGTTATGTGTTTTcatccgaaagaaaaagacaaaagagaaagatctgCAACAAATGTAGGTTTAATTTTACCAAGTCCTGAGAGAGATCATAATCAACGTGGTTTACCTTCTCCACCTCACGCACCTTATATTCATCAAACGCAACGAGAGGAGAATTCTGCAATTGCGAGAAG AAGTTCACACAGATTTACTGATAGTAGAAATGACAGTTTATCAACACCACAATCTCCTAATAATTGTGATTATGAACGTAGATTGAAACAATTAAGACGTCATACCGATTGGTGCTGGTTAAATGCATGTCTTGGTATTGTTGAAGGTGATAACGCACCTGTTGAAGCATATTTAGCAAGCGGTGGTGATCCAGCTCGTCAATTAACGCATTCTGAAGTATTGCTATTAAACAGAAGTAGTGCTTTCGATGTTGGACACACTTTAGTACATTTGGCAATCAg ATTTCAACGAGAAGATATTTTGGCTACATTATTATCACAAATCGAAGGTTCTGGTTCTGGTGTAAAAAGAGTACCTAGTTATGTAGCACCTGATTTGGCTGCTCAAATACGTAGGCatgtaatgaataatattcgtTTACGCAAGGgttctttctcttgttattTTGTTACTGATATGGCTACATTTGCACTGCCTGCAGag GTGGAAGATTTACCAAGTATAGTGCAAGAACAAATGTTAGAGGAATTATTGGATAAAGAAGCTCAACAACAGCTAGAAGGAGGTGGTGGCGAGCCACCTGCATTAAATTGGTCCTTAGAAATTACAGAACGACTAGGCAGCCGTTTGCACGCACTTTGGAATAGATCTGCTGGAGATTGTTTGTTAGACTCTGCTATGCAAGCCACATGGGGTGTTTTCGATAGGGATAATGCTTTAAGAAGAGCTCTTGCCGATTCTTTACAACAAGCAGGACAATT tTTTTATCCTCGATGGAGAGAGTACGAGGCGTCGCAGGCTTCAAGAATGTTAGATTTTACTTTAGAAGAAACACAATGGCAAGAAGATTGGGAAAGTTTACTAGCAACAGCTGCTCAACCTGGCAGTGCCCTAGAACAATTACATGTATTTGCACTTGCTCATATATTAAGAAGACCTATTATTGTTTATGGCGTTAAATATGTTAAAAGTTTTCGTGGGGAGGATATAG GTTACGCAAGGTTTGAAGGCGTTTATCTTCCACTTTTATGGGAACCTTCATTTTGTATTCGTTCTCCTATAGCATTGGGCTATACACGTGGTCATTTTACTGCTTTGGTTCCTATAGAACCATATGCATCATCTAGAATACCACCGATTTCTTCTCACGGTGGAGGGAATGGTCCATTGCAACAATTGCAAATACAAATGCAAACCACATTTATGCCATTAATGGACAGAGAGCATAAATTATTACCGATTCACTTCTTAAGTCCAGACGAAATTGGACGAGAAGAGTCTATTTTAAAAGACTGGCTTGACGTTTGTAGGACGGAAGGTGGTATTCTCGTTGCACAGCAAAAATTACACAAGAGGCCACTGCTTGTTGCACAAATGTTAGAAGAATGGCTCAATCATTATCGCAGACTTGT TCAAACGAATAATGCACCATTTTCAAGACCAGTTGCTTTACAAGATTATAGTAGCGATGGTGATACAGAAGACGAATAA
- the LOC122627085 gene encoding serine/threonine-protein phosphatase 2A activator-like, translating to MSTSTSNMEKSHLSDEHVFVVPSRAIKVPIDMSVWEKSEAYFEYLGFILALNKSIEGKPLDSKCEQSPTVENILKMLNNLDEWITQIPPTEQPQRFGNKSFRTWHAKLQEKGIEELQEALPEELYRAIPEIIQYLYESFGNATRIDYGTGHEMAFLMFLCCLFKIRAFTENDKVAVAIKVFNRYLLLVRRLQITYRMEPAGSHGVWSLDDYQFVPFIWGSSQLIGHPRIEPRHFIDQDVIELHAKQYMFLGCIEFISKVKIGPFAEHSNQLWNVSAVDSWAKVNNGLIRMYKVEVLSKFPVIQHVLFGSLLPIKPAVVCPTVRGVCLNLPVQPPSQIH from the exons ATGTCAACCTCAACGAGTAATATGGAAAAATCacatttat ctGATGAACATGTATTTGTTGTTCCAAGTAGAGCTATTAAAGTTCCAATTGATATGTCCGTTTGGGAAAAATCAGAAGCATATTTT GAATATCTAGGATTTATATTAGCACTAAATAAATCTATAGAAGGGAAACCATTAGATTCCAAATGTGAACAATCTCCTacagtagaaaatattttgaaaatgctTAATAATTTAGATGAATGGATAACGCAAATACCACCAACCGAACAACCTCAACGATTtggaaataaatcatttcgaaCTTGGCATGCAAAATTGCAAGAG AAAGGTATAGAGGAATTACAGGAAGCATTACCAGAAGAATTATATAGAGCTATACCCGAAATAATTCAGTATTTATATGAAAGTTTTGGAAACGCAACACGTATAGATTATGGAACAGGACATGAAATGGCATTTCTAATGTTTTTATGTTGTTTGTTTAAAATTAGAGCTTTTACAGAAAATGACAAAGTTGCTGTTGCTATAAAAGTATTCAACAG atatttactGTTAGTACGTAGACTCCAAATTACATATCGTATGGAGCCTGCAGGTAGTCATGGTGTTTGGAGTTTGGATGATTATCAATTTGTACCTTTCATATGGGGAAGTTCTCAATTGAttg gCCATCCACGTATCGAACCTCGTCACTTTATAGATCAAGATGTTATTGAATTGCATGCAAAACAGTACATGTTTCTTGGATGCATAGAGTTTATTTCAAAG GTTAAGATAGGACCATTCGCAGAACATTCAAATCAATTGTGGAATGTGAGTGCAGTTGATTCGTGGGCAAAAGTAAATAACGGACTTATTAGGATGTATAAAGTGGAG gtACTATCAAAGTTTCCTGTAATTCAACATGTTTTATTTGGATCATTATTACCAATAAAACCAGCTGTTGTTTGCCCCACTGTCAGAGGTGTTTGCTTGAATTTACCGGTACAACCACCATCGCAAATACATTAA
- the LOC122627299 gene encoding ubiquitin thioesterase trabid isoform X1 — translation MNNRLEEAESKWTCEYCTYENWPSSLKCTMCRGAKPLLGEDIYRLRNTSPQRSGSNVASGPVSHISPTDPYNLTSQNYSHNVPAGGMWSCGICTYLNYQNASRCVQCSNKKPGGHNQSIHSIASNLHEHLAPLRLGDPPSNLGSNSQVNPPAINLHPERYYNVQTNAHPEKWSCLVCTYENWPKATKCVMCFHPKEKDKRERSATNVGLILPSPERDHNQRGLPSPPHAPYIHQTQREENSAIARSTKCVTFYRSSHRFTDSRNDSLSTPQSPNNCDYERRLKQLRRHTDWCWLNACLGIVEGDNAPVEAYLASGGDPARQLTHSEVLLLNRSSAFDVGHTLVHLAIRFQREDILATLLSQIEGSGSGVKRVPSYVAPDLAAQIRRHVMNNIRLRKGSFSCYFVTDMATFALPAEVEDLPSIVQEQMLEELLDKEAQQQLEGGGGEPPALNWSLEITERLGSRLHALWNRSAGDCLLDSAMQATWGVFDRDNALRRALADSLQQAGQFFYPRWREYEASQASRMLDFTLEETQWQEDWESLLATAAQPGSALEQLHVFALAHILRRPIIVYGVKYVKSFRGEDIGYARFEGVYLPLLWEPSFCIRSPIALGYTRGHFTALVPIEPYASSRIPPISSHGGGNGPLQQLQIQMQTTFMPLMDREHKLLPIHFLSPDEIGREESILKDWLDVCRTEGGILVAQQKLHKRPLLVAQMLEEWLNHYRRLVQTNNAPFSRPVALQDYSSDGDTEDE, via the exons ATGAATAACAGACTTGAAGAGGCAGAGTCAAAATGGACTTGTGAATATTGTACGTATGAGAATTGGCCTTCATCTTTGAAATGCACAATGTGTAGAGGTGCCAAGCCTTTATTGGGTGAAGATATTTATCGCTTACGTAATACAAGTCCACAAAGGTCAGGATCGAATGTTGCTTCTGGCCCTGTATCTCATATAAGTCCAACAGATCCATATAATCTAACCTCTCAGAACTATAGTCACAATGTACCAGCCGGAGGAATGTGGTCATGTggcatatgtacgtatctcaATTATCAAAATGCCTCGCGCTGTGTTCAATGCAGTAATAAGAAACCTGGTGGACATAACCAATCAATACACTCTATAGCTTCCAATTTACATGAGCATCTAGCACCACTTAGATTAGGAGATCCTCCGTCTAATTTAGGCTCAAATTCTCAAGTAAATCCACCGGCAATAAATTTGCATCCTGAAAGGTACTATAATGTACAGACTAACGCTCATCCAGAAAAATGGTCCTGTCTTGTATGTACTTATGAAAATTGGCCCAAAGCTACAAAATGTGTTATGTGTTTTcatccgaaagaaaaagacaaaagagaaagatctgCAACAAATGTAGGTTTAATTTTACCAAGTCCTGAGAGAGATCATAATCAACGTGGTTTACCTTCTCCACCTCACGCACCTTATATTCATCAAACGCAACGAGAGGAGAATTCTGCAATTGCGAGAAG TACAAAATGTGTTACTTTTTACAGAAGTTCACACAGATTTACTGATAGTAGAAATGACAGTTTATCAACACCACAATCTCCTAATAATTGTGATTATGAACGTAGATTGAAACAATTAAGACGTCATACCGATTGGTGCTGGTTAAATGCATGTCTTGGTATTGTTGAAGGTGATAACGCACCTGTTGAAGCATATTTAGCAAGCGGTGGTGATCCAGCTCGTCAATTAACGCATTCTGAAGTATTGCTATTAAACAGAAGTAGTGCTTTCGATGTTGGACACACTTTAGTACATTTGGCAATCAg ATTTCAACGAGAAGATATTTTGGCTACATTATTATCACAAATCGAAGGTTCTGGTTCTGGTGTAAAAAGAGTACCTAGTTATGTAGCACCTGATTTGGCTGCTCAAATACGTAGGCatgtaatgaataatattcgtTTACGCAAGGgttctttctcttgttattTTGTTACTGATATGGCTACATTTGCACTGCCTGCAGag GTGGAAGATTTACCAAGTATAGTGCAAGAACAAATGTTAGAGGAATTATTGGATAAAGAAGCTCAACAACAGCTAGAAGGAGGTGGTGGCGAGCCACCTGCATTAAATTGGTCCTTAGAAATTACAGAACGACTAGGCAGCCGTTTGCACGCACTTTGGAATAGATCTGCTGGAGATTGTTTGTTAGACTCTGCTATGCAAGCCACATGGGGTGTTTTCGATAGGGATAATGCTTTAAGAAGAGCTCTTGCCGATTCTTTACAACAAGCAGGACAATT tTTTTATCCTCGATGGAGAGAGTACGAGGCGTCGCAGGCTTCAAGAATGTTAGATTTTACTTTAGAAGAAACACAATGGCAAGAAGATTGGGAAAGTTTACTAGCAACAGCTGCTCAACCTGGCAGTGCCCTAGAACAATTACATGTATTTGCACTTGCTCATATATTAAGAAGACCTATTATTGTTTATGGCGTTAAATATGTTAAAAGTTTTCGTGGGGAGGATATAG GTTACGCAAGGTTTGAAGGCGTTTATCTTCCACTTTTATGGGAACCTTCATTTTGTATTCGTTCTCCTATAGCATTGGGCTATACACGTGGTCATTTTACTGCTTTGGTTCCTATAGAACCATATGCATCATCTAGAATACCACCGATTTCTTCTCACGGTGGAGGGAATGGTCCATTGCAACAATTGCAAATACAAATGCAAACCACATTTATGCCATTAATGGACAGAGAGCATAAATTATTACCGATTCACTTCTTAAGTCCAGACGAAATTGGACGAGAAGAGTCTATTTTAAAAGACTGGCTTGACGTTTGTAGGACGGAAGGTGGTATTCTCGTTGCACAGCAAAAATTACACAAGAGGCCACTGCTTGTTGCACAAATGTTAGAAGAATGGCTCAATCATTATCGCAGACTTGT TCAAACGAATAATGCACCATTTTCAAGACCAGTTGCTTTACAAGATTATAGTAGCGATGGTGATACAGAAGACGAATAA
- the LOC122627084 gene encoding mannose-1-phosphate guanyltransferase alpha-A, translated as MMLKAVILIGGPLKGTRFRPLSLDIPKPLFPVAGLPMIQHHIEACSEVPNLEEILIIGSYPANELSQFIMDMKSTYGVIIRYLQEFTPLGTAGGMYHFRDQIRSGSPSYFFVMNGDVCADLPLPELVEFHSKKQALLTIMATEATRQQSLNYGCMVLNKDGEVAHYVEKPSTFVSTLINCGIYITSPDIFQSMADVFYASQQQENSLQINGNGRDPANIALEQDILTRLAGTGCLFALPVLRWWSQVKTAGSAIYANRHYLALYKTKRPNYLTSPNRNTCNIIGDVYIHPTASVHPSAMLGPNVSIEMNTVIEAGVRIKESIVLANAHIQAHTIILNSIIGKGSRVGEWARVEGTLCDPNPDKPFAKMENLSLFNVNGKLNPSITILGTSVTLASEKILLNSIVLPHKVLTRNFKNEIIL; from the exons ATGATGTTGAAAGCTGTTATATTAATCGGTGGCCCTTTAAAAG ggACCAGATTTCGTCCTCTCTCATTAGATATACCTAAACCACTATTTCCAGTTGCCGGTTTACCTATGATTCAACATCATATTGAAGCATGTTCCGAAGTACCAAatttagaagaaattttaataattggaTCATATCCTGCCAATGAATTATCACAGTTTATTATGGATATGAAAAGCACATATGGTGTAATTATTAGGTATTTGCAAGAATTTACACCGTTAGGTACAGCTGGAGGCATGTATCATTTCCGAGATCAAATTCGTTCTGGTAGTccatcatatttttttgtaatgaatGGAGATGTATGCGCCGATTTACCCTTACCAGAGTTAGTAGAATTTCATAGTAAAAAGCAAGCGTTACTTACTATTATGGCTACAGAAGCCACTAGACAACAATCATTAAATTACGGATGTATGGTTTTGAATAAAGACGGAGAAGTGGCACATTATGTTGAAAAACCATCAACATTTGTATCTACTCTTATTAATTGTGGAATATATATCACATCTCCTGATATATTTCAATCAATGGCGGATGTTTTTTATGCTAGTCAACAACAAGAAAATTCTTT acagataaatGGAAATGGTAGAGACCCTGCTAATATTGCATTGGAACAAGATATATTAACGCGATTAGCAGGAACTGGATGTTTATTTGCTTTACCTGTTTTAAGATGGTGGTCACAGGTAAAAACAGCAGGATCTGCAATTTATGCAAATAGACATTATTTAGCTTTATATAAAACCAAACGTCCAAATTATCTTACTTCTCCAAATAGAAatacatgtaatattattGGAGATGTATACATTCATCCAACAGCTTCTGTTCATCCATCTGCTAtg TTAGGACCAAATGTTAGTATAGAGATGAATACAGTTATCGAAGCTGGTGTAAGAATTAAAGAATCAATAGTTTTGGCCAATGCGCATATTCAAGCACatactattattttaaatagtataataGGAAAAGGTAGTCGTGTGGGAGAATGGGCACGAGTAGAAGGTACTCTGTGCGATCCAAATCCTGATAAGCCATTTGCAAAGATGgaaaatttatctcttttcaatGTTAATGGCAAATTAAATCCTTCAATTACGATACTTG GCACAAGCGTTACTTTGGCATCTGAAAAAATTCTCTTGAATTCTATCGTATTGCCGCACAAAGTATTAACGaggaattttaaaaatgaaataattttataa